One stretch of Streptomyces zhihengii DNA includes these proteins:
- a CDS encoding EF-hand domain-containing protein, with protein sequence MRTEAAERAELVFSLFDANGNGVLDSEDFDLMTGRVLDVAVDSDDGAREALRVSFRRWWTKLTELDANGDGVISVEEFRPFVLDPDRFGTTIAEFADALSVLGDPDGDGLIERPRFVSLMKAIGFAEDNIHALFDAFGPDAEDRVTVAVWADGIRDYYAPDLAGIPGDRLVGARA encoded by the coding sequence ATGCGTACTGAGGCTGCCGAGCGGGCCGAACTGGTCTTCTCCCTCTTCGACGCCAACGGCAACGGAGTCCTCGACTCCGAGGACTTCGACCTGATGACGGGACGGGTCCTCGATGTGGCGGTCGACTCCGACGACGGCGCCAGGGAGGCCCTGCGGGTCTCGTTCCGCCGCTGGTGGACGAAGCTGACGGAGCTGGACGCCAACGGCGACGGGGTGATCAGCGTCGAGGAGTTCCGTCCGTTCGTGCTCGACCCCGACCGTTTCGGGACCACGATCGCCGAGTTCGCCGACGCGCTGTCCGTGCTCGGCGACCCCGACGGGGACGGACTGATCGAGCGTCCGCGGTTCGTGTCGCTGATGAAGGCGATCGGCTTCGCGGAGGACAACATCCACGCGCTCTTCGACGCGTTCGGCCCGGACGCCGAGGACCGCGTCACCGTGGCGGTGTGGGCCGACGGCATCCGGGACTACTACGCGCCGGACCTGGCCGGCATCCCGGGCGACCGGCTGGTGGGCGCCCGGGCCTGA
- a CDS encoding metallophosphoesterase family protein, translated as MAGSEVRRLLAISDLHVVYAENRALVERLRPENDGDWLIVAGDVGEYAADVEWALDLLRRRFAKVIWTPGNHELWTPRDDEVQLRGEARYRHLVELCRRLGVVTPEDPYPVWDGGGEPVLIAPLFVGYDYSWRPAGTRTRDEALALAEERGVVCTDEFFLHPDPHPRRDDWCRARAALTRRRLDEERDGLPTVLVNHYPLVREPTRILRYPEFALWCGTDLTADWHLRYDARAVVYGHLHIPRTTWHDGVRFEEVSVGYPREWRRRSGPPARLRPVPTGPVAQPS; from the coding sequence GTGGCCGGGTCCGAGGTCCGCCGGCTGCTGGCGATCAGCGATCTGCACGTGGTGTACGCCGAGAACCGTGCCCTCGTCGAACGGCTCCGCCCGGAGAACGACGGCGACTGGCTCATCGTCGCGGGCGACGTCGGCGAGTACGCCGCCGATGTCGAATGGGCCCTCGACCTGCTGCGGCGCCGCTTCGCCAAGGTCATCTGGACGCCCGGCAACCACGAACTCTGGACGCCCCGCGACGACGAGGTGCAACTGCGCGGCGAGGCCCGCTACCGGCACCTGGTGGAGCTGTGCCGCCGCCTCGGCGTGGTGACACCCGAGGACCCGTACCCGGTCTGGGACGGCGGGGGCGAACCCGTCCTGATCGCGCCCCTGTTCGTCGGCTACGACTACAGCTGGCGGCCCGCCGGCACCCGGACCCGGGACGAGGCACTGGCCCTGGCGGAGGAGCGCGGCGTCGTCTGCACCGACGAGTTCTTCCTCCACCCCGACCCGCACCCGCGCCGCGACGACTGGTGCCGGGCCCGCGCCGCGCTGACGAGACGGCGGCTCGACGAGGAGCGCGACGGGCTGCCCACCGTGCTCGTCAACCACTACCCGCTGGTCAGGGAACCGACCAGGATCCTGCGGTACCCCGAATTCGCCCTGTGGTGCGGCACCGACCTGACCGCCGACTGGCATCTGCGCTACGACGCCCGCGCGGTCGTCTACGGCCACCTCCACATCCCCCGCACCACCTGGCACGACGGTGTGCGGTTCGAGGAGGTGTCGGTCGGCTACCCGCGGGAGTGGCGGCGCCGTTCCGGGCCGCCGGCCCGGCTCCGCCCCGTGCCCACCGGGCCGGTGGCGCAGCCGTCCTGA
- a CDS encoding helix-turn-helix transcriptional regulator: MVRVEWDAELAVLRASLAACVSGAGGSVVIRGPVGVGKTELLRSLVREAAVAGVAHVGATGSQAEQTIPMGAMTQIFAGLDLRDEEAARAQRLLEAGALTSMLQDGGDEARPQVDVPVLHGLTGIILAAAERAPLLIGVDDAHFVDADSLECLRYLVRRIDHAPVLVVLNDNTTVRPARPMIWAELLSQPHRQLIRLNMLSPVGVAAVLRAEAVDLRDNTPASLYEATGGSPLLLMALVEELRAAQARRQAGHPETSLPASGHIFGQAVLNCLMRSDPSLLPVVRAVAALDEAVPVAFLAELLDWTTSATEWAVEAATEAGLIADGRLRHRRSREVVLDLMEPRERVALHARVAGLLDQAGAAPVRVARHWVAARRPTPPGSVRVLLKAAEQALAQDDSGLALDCLRLATREKTDPRARVGIDALLARTKWRLDPVFAEHHVDRLLDAFRSGQLSPEDALKLVAPLEWYGRPAEAEAVLTGVEASAGAGRADGPSVPLYNARMALAYWYPGVVEPVKEPPAASSARSVTAAEPRTLAAGIVHTVYASGYTDDVVADAKALLQSCRLEDYTLYPIMIALETLVFADCLDAAASWCDRLLSEARRRSAPAWLAVLYGLRAMVSQRQGDLAAAERYARTCLRQIPPRGLGILIGIPLSVLITTATRAGENEQALSHLNMAVPDAMFQTTIGLHYRRARGHYYLACGSHEAAMEDFEACGDLMRRWGSDLPGLVPWRTDLAAARLAGGLSAGTLAADQGARLGTQNARTRGITLRVLAASSELRSRPPILREAVDLLQASGDRLELAETLAALSHAQHALGEYSHARVLGRRAQQFAGQVLVALPGQRQGPPEETCQANVSPGEVSPADDPAIVDLSDAERRVASLAAQGCTNREIARKLFVTVSTVEQHLTRVYRKLRINSRSDLPASLLSWVGNSP, from the coding sequence ATGGTCCGTGTCGAATGGGATGCCGAACTCGCGGTACTGCGCGCGTCCCTCGCCGCATGCGTCAGCGGAGCCGGAGGGTCGGTGGTCATCCGCGGCCCGGTGGGAGTGGGCAAGACCGAACTCCTCAGAAGCCTGGTGCGCGAGGCGGCCGTCGCCGGGGTCGCCCACGTCGGCGCCACCGGCTCCCAGGCCGAACAGACCATCCCGATGGGGGCGATGACCCAGATCTTCGCCGGGCTGGACCTGCGGGACGAGGAGGCCGCCCGCGCCCAGCGGCTGCTGGAGGCCGGCGCCCTCACCTCCATGCTGCAGGACGGCGGCGACGAGGCGAGGCCCCAGGTCGACGTGCCCGTGCTGCACGGTCTGACCGGCATCATCCTGGCCGCGGCCGAACGGGCGCCCCTGCTGATCGGGGTCGACGACGCCCACTTCGTGGACGCGGACTCCCTGGAGTGCCTTCGGTATCTGGTGCGCCGTATCGACCACGCGCCCGTCCTCGTCGTGCTGAACGACAACACCACCGTCCGGCCGGCGCGGCCGATGATCTGGGCCGAGCTGCTCAGCCAGCCGCACCGCCAGCTCATCCGTCTCAACATGCTGTCCCCGGTGGGCGTCGCCGCCGTGCTGCGGGCCGAGGCCGTCGACCTGCGGGACAACACCCCGGCGAGCCTGTACGAGGCGACCGGCGGCAGTCCGCTGCTGCTCATGGCCCTCGTCGAGGAGTTGCGGGCGGCGCAGGCGCGCCGGCAGGCCGGTCATCCCGAGACGTCGCTCCCGGCCTCCGGGCACATCTTCGGGCAGGCGGTGCTGAACTGCCTGATGCGCAGCGACCCGAGCCTGCTGCCGGTGGTGCGCGCCGTCGCCGCGCTGGACGAGGCGGTGCCCGTCGCCTTCCTGGCCGAGCTGCTGGACTGGACGACGTCCGCCACCGAGTGGGCCGTGGAGGCCGCCACCGAGGCGGGTCTGATCGCCGACGGCCGGCTGCGTCACCGGCGTTCCCGCGAGGTGGTGCTGGACCTGATGGAGCCCCGGGAGCGGGTCGCGCTGCACGCCCGGGTCGCCGGACTGCTCGACCAGGCGGGTGCGGCGCCGGTGCGGGTGGCACGGCACTGGGTGGCCGCGCGCCGGCCCACACCGCCCGGTTCGGTGCGGGTCCTGCTGAAGGCGGCCGAGCAGGCGCTGGCGCAGGACGACAGCGGCCTGGCCCTCGACTGTCTGCGGCTGGCCACCCGCGAGAAGACCGACCCGCGTGCCCGGGTGGGGATCGACGCCCTGCTGGCGCGGACGAAGTGGCGGCTCGACCCCGTCTTCGCCGAACACCATGTGGACAGGCTCCTGGACGCCTTCCGTTCCGGGCAGCTCTCCCCCGAGGACGCGCTGAAGCTGGTCGCTCCCCTGGAGTGGTACGGCCGGCCCGCCGAGGCGGAGGCGGTGCTGACCGGGGTCGAGGCGTCGGCCGGGGCCGGGAGGGCCGACGGTCCCTCGGTGCCGCTGTACAACGCGCGGATGGCGCTGGCGTACTGGTACCCGGGTGTGGTCGAGCCGGTGAAGGAGCCGCCGGCCGCCTCGTCGGCACGGTCCGTGACCGCGGCCGAGCCGAGGACCCTGGCGGCGGGCATCGTGCACACCGTCTACGCGTCCGGGTACACCGACGACGTCGTGGCCGACGCCAAGGCGCTGCTGCAGAGCTGCCGCCTGGAGGACTACACCCTCTACCCGATCATGATCGCGCTGGAGACGCTGGTCTTCGCGGACTGTCTGGACGCGGCGGCGTCCTGGTGCGACCGTCTGCTGAGCGAGGCGCGGCGGCGGTCGGCGCCCGCCTGGCTGGCCGTGCTCTACGGGCTGCGGGCGATGGTGAGCCAGCGTCAGGGCGACCTGGCCGCGGCGGAGCGGTACGCGCGCACCTGTCTGCGGCAGATCCCGCCCCGGGGGCTGGGCATTCTGATCGGCATCCCGCTGTCCGTCCTGATCACGACCGCGACCCGGGCGGGCGAGAACGAACAGGCGCTCAGCCATCTGAACATGGCGGTGCCGGACGCCATGTTCCAGACGACGATCGGTCTGCACTACCGGCGCGCCCGCGGCCACTACTACCTGGCGTGCGGCAGCCACGAGGCCGCGATGGAGGACTTCGAGGCCTGCGGGGACCTGATGCGCCGCTGGGGCTCGGACCTTCCCGGCCTGGTGCCGTGGCGCACCGACCTCGCCGCGGCCCGGCTGGCGGGCGGGCTCTCCGCGGGCACGCTCGCCGCCGACCAGGGGGCGCGGCTGGGCACCCAGAACGCCCGCACCCGGGGCATCACGCTGCGAGTGCTCGCCGCCTCCAGCGAGCTGCGCAGCCGGCCGCCGATCCTGCGGGAGGCGGTCGACCTGCTCCAGGCCTCCGGGGACCGGCTGGAGCTGGCCGAGACCCTGGCCGCGCTGAGCCACGCCCAGCACGCCCTCGGCGAGTACTCCCACGCCCGGGTGCTCGGCCGCCGGGCGCAGCAGTTCGCCGGTCAGGTGCTGGTGGCGCTGCCCGGGCAGCGCCAGGGTCCGCCGGAGGAGACGTGCCAGGCGAACGTCTCCCCCGGGGAGGTGTCCCCGGCGGACGATCCGGCGATCGTCGACCTCAGCGACGCGGAGCGCCGGGTCGCCTCGCTCGCCGCTCAGGGCTGCACCAACCGGGAGATCGCCAGGAAGCTGTTCGTCACGGTGAGCACCGTGGAGCAGCATCTGACGCGGGTCTACCGCAAGTTGCGGATCAACAGCCGCTCGGATCTGCCGGCCAGCCTGCTCTCGTGGGTGGGCAACTCTCCCTGA
- a CDS encoding thioesterase II family protein, whose amino-acid sequence MTTAQDDTGLWIRRYHPAPDSAVRLLCLPHAGGSASFYFPVSRSLSPAVEVLAVQYPGRQDRRSEPNIDNLPSLARAVLGALDGCLDKPLAIFGHSMGATVGFELARMLEQERGVVPAWLFASGRRAPSMPRDERNHLASDPEFIKELQRLQGTAGNILGDEEMLRMILPATRSDYRAAETYTYVPGEPLSCPITAFTGDEDPKVTVEEARAWQNHTSAAFDFHVFDGGHFFLTAHQSRLLKTMLDQLQSVSSGAGPNRSGR is encoded by the coding sequence ATGACAACTGCGCAGGATGACACCGGCTTGTGGATCCGCCGGTATCATCCGGCACCGGACAGCGCCGTCAGGCTGCTGTGCCTGCCACACGCCGGCGGCTCCGCCAGCTTCTACTTCCCGGTCTCCCGCTCCCTCTCGCCGGCCGTCGAGGTCCTGGCCGTGCAGTACCCGGGCCGTCAGGACCGGCGTTCGGAGCCGAACATCGACAATCTGCCCTCCCTCGCGCGAGCTGTCCTCGGCGCCCTCGACGGGTGCCTCGACAAGCCGCTGGCGATCTTCGGGCACAGCATGGGCGCGACGGTCGGCTTCGAGCTGGCGCGCATGCTGGAGCAGGAGCGGGGTGTGGTTCCGGCCTGGCTGTTCGCCTCCGGACGGCGAGCCCCCTCCATGCCGCGGGACGAGCGCAACCACCTCGCGTCCGACCCGGAGTTCATCAAGGAACTGCAGCGTCTGCAGGGCACCGCGGGCAACATCCTCGGCGACGAGGAGATGCTGCGCATGATCCTGCCGGCCACGCGTTCCGACTACCGGGCGGCGGAGACCTACACCTATGTGCCCGGCGAGCCGCTGAGCTGTCCCATCACCGCCTTCACGGGCGACGAGGACCCGAAGGTCACCGTCGAGGAGGCCCGGGCCTGGCAGAACCACACCAGTGCCGCCTTCGACTTCCATGTCTTCGACGGCGGGCACTTCTTCCTCACGGCGCATCAGTCCCGCCTGCTGAAAACCATGCTGGACCAGTTGCAGTCGGTGTCGTCTGGCGCGGGCCCGAACCGAAGCGGCCGCTAG
- a CDS encoding cytochrome P450 has protein sequence MQPSERQMRAQLAIFHDFIRTQAERGDPYSKVLAIPDDPYPHYDEIRARGRLYRSAIGSWVTADHKLANTILRDRRFGVRKANGEKLPEFMSFDNSMLGVDPPDHTRLRRIAAPTLNPRTADGWRSRIQEICDELIDGLLAEDKPFDLMTTFAQQLPVAVIADLVGIPERHRGAFYRISRRMTPLLEGVVTYEQTQSTQAAIREITELLVDVVAERKADPQDDMITRLLALVDEGSMSMAELVPMVTFVPLAGSETTVNLIGNGVLALLTHPEQWRLLVERPELAAGAAEETLRFDPSVQTYRRIAHERIEIAGWTLPVDAELAIMAGGANRDPQVFPDPNRFDITRTIGADTLAFSAGIHYCMGASLAKLEAEVAFATLATRMPELRRAGPVRRGDSFIIRGLREFPVAARRAF, from the coding sequence ATGCAGCCGAGCGAACGACAGATGCGCGCGCAGCTGGCCATCTTCCACGACTTCATCCGCACGCAGGCCGAGCGGGGTGATCCGTACTCCAAGGTGCTGGCCATCCCGGACGACCCGTATCCGCACTACGACGAGATACGGGCCCGGGGGCGTCTCTACCGGAGCGCCATCGGCTCCTGGGTGACCGCGGACCACAAGCTGGCGAACACGATCCTGCGGGACCGGCGGTTCGGGGTCCGCAAGGCCAACGGCGAGAAGCTCCCGGAGTTCATGAGCTTCGACAACTCGATGCTCGGCGTCGATCCGCCCGACCACACCAGGCTGCGCCGTATCGCGGCGCCGACGCTCAATCCGCGCACGGCCGACGGCTGGCGGTCCCGCATCCAGGAGATCTGCGACGAGCTGATCGACGGTCTCCTCGCCGAGGACAAGCCGTTCGACCTGATGACCACCTTCGCGCAGCAACTGCCCGTCGCGGTGATCGCCGACCTCGTCGGCATCCCGGAGCGCCATCGGGGTGCCTTCTACCGCATCAGCCGCCGGATGACGCCGCTGCTGGAGGGCGTGGTCACCTACGAGCAGACGCAGAGCACCCAGGCGGCGATCCGGGAGATCACGGAGCTGCTCGTCGACGTCGTCGCGGAGCGCAAGGCCGATCCGCAGGACGACATGATCACGCGGCTGCTGGCGCTGGTCGACGAGGGCAGCATGAGCATGGCCGAGCTGGTACCGATGGTCACCTTCGTGCCCCTGGCCGGCAGCGAGACCACCGTCAATCTCATCGGCAACGGCGTGCTGGCGCTGCTGACCCACCCGGAGCAGTGGCGGCTCCTCGTCGAGCGGCCGGAACTCGCGGCCGGCGCGGCCGAGGAGACCCTGCGCTTCGACCCGTCGGTGCAGACGTACCGGCGCATCGCGCACGAGCGGATCGAGATCGCGGGCTGGACGCTGCCCGTCGACGCCGAACTGGCGATCATGGCGGGCGGGGCCAACCGCGATCCCCAGGTCTTCCCCGACCCGAACCGGTTCGACATCACGCGGACCATCGGCGCCGACACGCTGGCGTTCTCGGCGGGCATCCACTACTGCATGGGTGCGTCGCTGGCGAAGCTGGAGGCGGAGGTCGCGTTCGCGACGCTGGCCACGCGGATGCCGGAGCTGCGCCGGGCGGGTCCGGTCCGACGCGGCGACTCGTTCATCATCCGCGGTCTGCGGGAGTTCCCGGTGGCGGCCCGTCGAGCCTTCTGA